In Equus quagga isolate Etosha38 chromosome 14, UCLA_HA_Equagga_1.0, whole genome shotgun sequence, the genomic stretch GACTCCCCTGCCCACGGTCACCCAATGAGACCCCCGCTCTTAATCCCGTGCCCCCGGCTGGGCACCGCCTCCCAGAGCCGTGAGGACAGCCCCCCATCGGAGAGCCGGCTGCCAGGGCAGGTGCATGACACGCACTCCCGTCTGATCGGAGAGGGAGCGTTCTCTGtgacataaaataataatctttaaaaataacgaAAGGACTGTAGACCACTGCTTCCGGAACCCGCTTTAGGGCTGACTGTGATTTTCCAGAAACCATCGTGCCACTCAGGAAACCCTCAACCTAAAAACGTGGTTTTCCAACGAAATAGCGTCTGTCGGCTGCTAAACGCAGCGACACGCGCGGAGCACGGACCCAAACCCCCTTCTGCCACCACGGAAGGATGTTTCTCTCTCGATTTTGCCGTGTTCGTCCTCAGGTGTCAATACTTTTTCTCtagctgcccccccccccaccaggaGCCAACTCTTTCCTGGGGCAACCCTGGGGACGGGGGACCCCCAGCCCCCGAGGACGAGGCCGCTCACCTGCACCGTCCCGTCGCTGAAAAGCAGAAGCAGCGCGCGCTCGGAGGCCAGGAAGCGCAACAGGCAGGGGCCCGGGCCGGCGGGCGGGGGCAGGCGCCCCTCCTGTGGACACCCGGCCACACGGGCTCAGGGCCgggtgacccccccccccccaccccgacctgGCCCGCCACCTCGCCAGGCCCTCACCTctcgccgccgctgccgccgcccgGAGCAAGCCAGGAGCCGCAGGACGGCCAGCTTGGCGCCCAGCGGGCCGGGCACGTCCCTCGGGGCGTAGGTCTCCAGCTTCCCACGGGCCGGCACGTAGCAGACGCggctggggacagggcagagggCGGGCTGGCGGTCACGGCCACTTCCCCGTTGAGGACACCGTCCCACCCAGCCACGTGCCCTTCGATGGTGGCTTGAAGACCAGCTCCAGGCCGACCACCCCTCTCCGGCCGCCcagcctgtcccctccccaggacTCCAGCCCACGGAGCCGAGGACTCAGGCACGTCCACGCTGACACCCTGATGGGCCCCTGCACCCGCCCTCCTGCCATCTCCCCACCTCGCTCGCGGGCTGCTCCATCCTTCTCGCCTGCAGACTGAGCCCAGATCCAGCCCCCGCCCGTCCCTCCACAGCCACCACCCCAGACCACCTCCCCCCTGGTCCCCTGTGTCACTCCGGCCTGGAAGATGGTGCTAAAAGTGAGTCAGACCCCTCCGGCCTTGCTCAACCCCACCAGCGGCCTTCGAGGCCATGACTTTGCATCCTCCCTGTCTCCCCTGTGCTCACTCCAGCGCCTGCCATTCCTGCCAAACTTGTCATACTTGGTCCCATCTCAGgggctttgcacatgctgttccctgtcTCTCAAATGCTGTTCCTCATGGGCCCCTTCTCATCATTCTCATCTCCCTTGGATGTTGCTTTTCCAGGAAGCCCCTCCACAGCCACGCTGTCCAGAGTCACCTCCACCCCCCAATCTATCACCTCACCCGGTTCACTTCCTTCAGAAAAGCGCCACCTGAAATCAACTTAGTCATTCACTTCTTTAGCATTGCTCTCCCTCACCAGGCAGAAAGTGCCTGTAGGTGTGCCCAGTAAGTGTTTAAGAAACACTtgagaaatggacaaagaaagTGGGGGGGGGAGAACAGGAGCCCCACGACTTACCCCCCTGGGGGGCGCAGGGCCATGTGGGTGCCATCCCAAAACAGGACACCGCTGCCCCCGTCCGACAGCTGGTAGCCAAAGCCGTACTTGCTGGAATGATCCACCCACTTGAGGGCCCAGAGTGGGGGCCGCTGCTCTCCCCGGGGGGCCTGTGTGGCTGGGCACAAAGACGAGGTGAACGGGGCGGGGGTCCCGGTGGGGCCTGGGTGGAGGGACAGGGGACGTGGAGAAAAGTCACAACCCACCCTCGCCCTGTGGGGGACGGACGGGGGGATGCAGGGGCACACGCCCCCTCTGGAAATGAGTGACTCTCAAACACTCGGGACACCCCAACTGTGTAAGGCTTTgctttattccatttaaaaatgtctgtatTAAAAAACGGAAATCGCTCCGTGCCCTGGGGGGTCCTGGGTCGGATCCTGGGAGAGGAGAAGGTCATCAGCAGTAAACCTGGGGTGGCCGGGGCCGGGAGCTGCACGGGGTTGGGGGGGCAGCTGAACTCTGCGGCTTCTCTGTAAAACTGTCTTGGAtgctctttcacttttttttttttttcgagtaagattggccctgatctaatatctgccaatctttgtcttttttttgctgaggaagactggccctgagctaacatccgtgcccatcttcctctactttatacgtgggacgcctaccacagcatggcttgccaagcggtgccatgtccgcacccgggatctgaacgggcgaaccccgggccaccgaagcggaacatgtgtacttaaccactgcaccaccgggccggccctgtccttcactgtttattgaaaatgtttaaataaatcgGCTCCATTGACGAAAGACAAGCTCGCAGTCCGGGGTCCCCCTTGGGCTGCCACTGGGGGGAGCCCAGGATAAGGCAGGACTCAAAGAGAAGGGAGACGGGTCCACGAGACGTCCCCTCGGGCTGGCCGGGGCCCCCTCGCCCGGTGGGGCGTTGATGGAGGtcgaggggaggagagaaagagcgCTCTCCTCTCTGGCTCTCAAACGAGACTGGGTTACGAACCGCAGAGACCCCAGACCCCGAGAAGACGagggtgcccccccccccccacagaaCCCTCCCCAACTCGTGGTTTCAAATAAACAGTCACGGTAAAGAAGCTCCAGAAAATTCTAGACTTCTCACAAAAGGGCTACCTTCATCGTGCTGTCATCAGCCCCCTCTGACAGGAAAGGACACCGAGGCACAGAACGGGGTGAGTGACTTGTCTGAGGTCTGAAGCCTCTCTCAGCCCGGCCCCCGGAGAGCCCCAGAAATACCCGGGGGGCCCCGGATAGGGACAGGGCTCTTTTCCTGGGATGCGAAGAGAAAGGGGCCCCACGGGCTGCCCTGGACTCCTACCTGGGGGGCCGGGGTCCAGGCAGAGCGTCAGCTTTCTGATGGCCGCGTCCACCTCCTGCCTCGGGCTCCCCTCGGGCCCTGGGGAGACAGATCTAAGTGGGGGGCTGCGGGGGGGGGGTGCAGACAGGCCTGGGCCCCTTCAACCAGCCCGCCCCCAACTCCCACATCTTCTTGTAAATGCAGGAGGATACCGTGCATCACTCCCTTTTTGCAGGTGGGGAAGTTGAGGCCGGGAGAGGGACCACGGTCCAGGCAAGGCACAGTCTCTGCCCCCCACTTGCAGACCCTCACGCCCCACCCGCAGCCCCGGCCTAGGACGGAGGTCTGCTCACCTGCCACGTCACTCCTGAGCGTCCCCTGGGAGAGCAGGTGGACGGGGACCTCGAGGCGGGGAGACCCTCTCTCCGacggggaggcctggggagggagagcaggtgggggcgccccaggccccaggggggAGGCCCTGAGGTTGGGGAGGGGCTCTGCGCTCCCCGCTTTGAAGACCAcgccccctccctctgccagcctGCTGTGGGGACGCCCCGACTGAGCACTCACCTCTCCACCCCAGTCCATGGAGTCAGGGTGGGGACTATCTTCTCCGGGACCCGAGGCCTCGGTAGGAGTGACGGGGCCTGAGGGAGGCACGAGGAGGTGAGGGTGCAGAGGCCAGCCCCACGCAGGGGGCCAAGCACCAGGCACCCACAGCCCCCTCTGTTGTGGATGTGATGTTGCACAGCAGGTGTGTGAGATGCAGGACAGGTGGGGGCAGGTAtggggcaggagtggggcaggTGCAGGACAGGTGTGAGGCAGGTATGGGGCAGGTGCGAGGCAGGTGAGGAGCAGGTGCGGGGCAAGTGTGAGGCAGGTGCGGGGCAGGTGTGAGGCAGGTGCGGGGCAGGTGTGAGGCAGACGCGAGACAGGTGTGAGGCAGGTGCAGGACAGGTGTGAGGCAGGTATGGGGCAGGTGTGAGGCAGGTGAGGAGCAGGTGCAAGACAGGTGTGAGGCAGGTGCAGGGCAGGTGAGGGGCAGGTGCAGGACAGGTGTGAGGCAGGTGAGGGGCAGGTGCAGGACAGGTGTGAGACAGATGCAGGACAGGTGTGAGGCAGGTGCGGGGCAGGTGTGAGGCAGGTGCGGGGCAGGTGTGGGCAGGTGCAGGGCAGGTGTGAGCAGGTGCGGGGCAGGTGTGAGACAGGTGCGAGACAGGTGTGAGGCAGGTGCGGGGCAGGTGTGAGGCAGGTGCAGGGCAGACGTGAGGCAAGTGTGGGACAGGTGCGATGCAGAGCAGGTGTGAGGCAGGTGCAGGGCAGGTGCAAGACAGGTACGGGGCAGGTGTGAGGCAGATGTGGGACAGGTGTGAGGCATGTGAGGGGCAGATGTGGGGCAGGTGTGAGGCAGGTGCAGGGCAGGTGTGAGACAGGTATGGGACAGGTGTGGGCAGCTGTGAGACAGGTGGGGGACTGGTGAGGTGCAAGGCAGGTGTGGGACAGGTGTGAGGCAGGTGAGGGGCAGGTAGCTGGAGGACGGCGACAGGTGCAGTACTCACAGGGTGGCCGGCCCTGGGTCAGCAGCAGCCGGCCCACCTTCCGGAAGAGCCTGCCCAGAGGCCGGGGGATGGCGAAGATGGGCGGGCTGTGACAGGAGTGGGGCGGCAGCCGGTCCGGAGTGAAGCCCTGCGGGGGGTCAGCGGCCGGCTCAGGTTCCGGCCCCTGCGCGCCTGGGCCCCCTGGGGTTCCTGACCCTCGCGGGGGTCAGCCGAGATGCCCGGGCCGCCTCACCCCACTGGCCGCACGCCCACCTGCGTGAAGAAGTCGTCCTGCAGCAGCTGCTCCAGGCTGGGCCGCTCGGCCGGGTCGGGCGCCAGCAGGCGGGCGATGAGGCAGCGCGCGGCGGGCGACAGGTGGGCAGGCTCGGGGTAGCGGCTGGCGCGGATGTTTTGGTACATCTCCGACAGGGGTGCTGCCACGAAGGGGGGGGCGCCGGTCAGCACCAGGtacctgggtggggtgggggaaggagccGGGTGCCTGCTTGTCTCCGGCCTGGCgtccagggctggctccctccaCACTCCACACCTGCTTCCCGGCACCCGCCGCACATCCACTCCCGTCCGCTCGGCAGACGCCAGCACCTGGCTGGACACCTGCCTGCACCTGGCTCCCAGCTGTGTGCACCTGCACGGACCTGTCCACACCTGCTCCACTCGTGCCTGGACCTCCCACCTGTACATCCATGACCTGGTCTGCCTGTGCCCCCAGCAGCCTCACGCACCGTCCACACCTCTGTGCGCTCTGAAACCTGTCCTCCCTCACACGTGGTCCCCCCAAACGCCCCAtcc encodes the following:
- the PLK5 gene encoding inactive serine/threonine-protein kinase PLK5 isoform X3, coding for MEPGPRRRACRPLVSVFLRDPGSGRVYRRGKLIGKGAFSRCYKLTDMSTSTVFALKVVPRGSGGGGAGHLCPRGKVEREIALHSRLRHRNIVAFHGHFADRDHVYMVLEYCSRKSLAHVLAARRTLTEPEVRYYLRGLVSGLRYLHQRRIVHRDLKLTPLSEMYQNIRASRYPEPAHLSPAARCLIARLLAPDPAERPSLEQLLQDDFFTQGFTPDRLPPHSCHSPPIFAIPRPLGRLFRKVGRLLLTQGRPPCPVTPTEASGPGEDSPHPDSMDWGGEASPSERGSPRLEVPVHLLSQGTLRSDVAGPEGSPRQEVDAAIRKLTLCLDPGPPGPTGTPAPFTSSLCPATQAPRGEQRPPLWALKWVDHSSKYGFGYQLSDGGSGVLFWDGTHMALRPPGGRVCYVPARGKLETYAPRDVPGPLGAKLAVLRLLACSGRRQRRREEGRLPPPAGPGPCLLRFLASERALLLLFSDGTVQVSCRGDQTQLVLSGADEELLLTVWDRGQPGASYPLGVLRTQGCAPDARQRLHHALRMLQSI
- the PLK5 gene encoding inactive serine/threonine-protein kinase PLK5 isoform X2, translating into MEPGPRRRACRPLVSVFLRDPGSGRVYRRGKLIGKGAFSRCYKLTDMSTSTVFALKVVPRGSGGGGAGHLCPRGKVEREIALHSRLRHRNIVAFHGHFADRDHVYMVLEYCSRKSLAHVLAARRTLTEPEVRYYLRGLVSGLRYLHQRRIVHRDLKLSNFFLNKNMEVKIGDLGLAARVGPGGRCHRVLCGTPNFLAPEVVSRDGHSCQSDIWALGCIMYLVLTGAPPFVAAPLSEMYQNIRASRYPEPAHLSPAARCLIARLLAPDPAERPSLEQLLQDDFFTQGFTPDRLPPHSCHSPPIFAIPRPLGRLFRKVGRLLLTQGRPPCPVTPTEASGPGEDSPHPDSMDWGGEASPSERGSPRLEVPVHLLSQGTLRSDVAGPEGSPRQEVDAAIRKLTLCLDPGPPATQAPRGEQRPPLWALKWVDHSSKYGFGYQLSDGGSGVLFWDGTHMALRPPGGRVCYVPARGKLETYAPRDVPGPLGAKLAVLRLLACSGRRQRRREEGRLPPPAGPGPCLLRFLASERALLLLFSDGTVQVSCRGDQTQLVLSGADEELLLTVWDRGQPGASYPLGVLRTQGCAPDARQRLHHALRMLQSI
- the PLK5 gene encoding inactive serine/threonine-protein kinase PLK5 isoform X1 → MEPGPRRRACRPLVSVFLRDPGSGRVYRRGKLIGKGAFSRCYKLTDMSTSTVFALKVVPRGSGGGGAGHLCPRGKVEREIALHSRLRHRNIVAFHGHFADRDHVYMVLEYCSRKSLAHVLAARRTLTEPEVRYYLRGLVSGLRYLHQRRIVHRDLKLSNFFLNKNMEVKIGDLGLAARVGPGGRCHRVLCGTPNFLAPEVVSRDGHSCQSDIWALGCIMYLVLTGAPPFVAAPLSEMYQNIRASRYPEPAHLSPAARCLIARLLAPDPAERPSLEQLLQDDFFTQGFTPDRLPPHSCHSPPIFAIPRPLGRLFRKVGRLLLTQGRPPCPVTPTEASGPGEDSPHPDSMDWGGEASPSERGSPRLEVPVHLLSQGTLRSDVAGPEGSPRQEVDAAIRKLTLCLDPGPPGPTGTPAPFTSSLCPATQAPRGEQRPPLWALKWVDHSSKYGFGYQLSDGGSGVLFWDGTHMALRPPGGRVCYVPARGKLETYAPRDVPGPLGAKLAVLRLLACSGRRQRRREEGRLPPPAGPGPCLLRFLASERALLLLFSDGTVQVSCRGDQTQLVLSGADEELLLTVWDRGQPGASYPLGVLRTQGCAPDARQRLHHALRMLQSI